A stretch of Campylobacter volucris DNA encodes these proteins:
- the leuS gene encoding leucine--tRNA ligase — protein MAYEAAKIEKKWQQKWQDSAYFEPKNDFSLPKKYVLSMFPYPSGRIHMGHVRNYSIGDAIARYYRKKGYNVLHPIGFDSFGMPAENAAIKHGIHPKKWTYENIDYMKKELFSLGFSFSNKQMLATSDPLYTKFEQEIFIKMYEKGLIYTKEAEVNWCENDKTVLANEQVEDGKCWRCGHDVVRKKMPGYYIKITAYADELLNDLKKLEGKWPNQVLTMQENWIGKSEGLSFDFALQDERISVTKVNVFTTRAETIYGVSYIALAPDHEIVNELITKNLLEKDVVEKIQNIQNQTPRQRQASKKEGYFLNLYATHPLSGEKISLWVANFVLSDYGSGAVMSVPAHDERDYEFAQEYKLNIKKVIFKDDNDKECHTIKEGRLINSAEFDNLECNEAREKIIAKMQELGIGKKVTNFKIRDWGVSRQRYWGAPIPMIKCQDCGIVAQEIKNLPITLPEDVVINGEGNPLDKHEDWKKCTCPKCGKKAQKESDTLDTFFESSWYFARFASDSATWQEKAVDEKSVDYWMSVDEYIGGIEHAILHLLYARFFQKALRDLGYLKDDEPFSRLLTQGMVTKDGFKMSKSKGNVVDPDYIIQKYGADSARLFILFAAPPAKELEWNDSALEGAFKFINRLYERAINLTPGNLEDIVHSDLNKDEKYARMKVYEALKKSFEVYEENFAFNTLIASCMEALNALSQIQNEKLLKEAFYIILNILEPIIPHVCFELSEHLFKCENFKILDIKEEVFIKDSFTIAISVNGKKRGEIEISSQTNKDEILTLAKQNVSKWIVNKELLKEIYIDKKLVNLVVK, from the coding sequence ATGGCATATGAAGCAGCAAAAATAGAAAAAAAATGGCAGCAAAAATGGCAAGATAGTGCGTATTTTGAGCCTAAAAATGATTTTTCTTTACCTAAAAAATATGTATTATCTATGTTTCCTTATCCTAGCGGTAGAATTCATATGGGTCATGTTAGAAACTATTCCATTGGAGATGCTATTGCTAGATATTATAGAAAAAAAGGATACAATGTATTACATCCAATAGGTTTTGATAGTTTTGGTATGCCTGCTGAAAATGCTGCGATAAAACATGGAATTCATCCTAAAAAATGGACTTATGAAAATATTGATTATATGAAAAAAGAATTATTTTCATTAGGTTTTTCATTTTCTAACAAACAAATGCTAGCTACTTCTGATCCTTTATATACCAAATTTGAACAAGAAATTTTTATAAAAATGTATGAAAAAGGACTAATTTATACAAAAGAGGCTGAAGTTAATTGGTGTGAAAATGATAAAACAGTTTTAGCAAATGAACAAGTAGAAGATGGAAAATGTTGGCGTTGCGGGCATGATGTTGTTAGAAAAAAAATGCCAGGATATTACATTAAAATCACTGCTTATGCAGATGAACTTTTAAATGATCTTAAAAAGTTAGAAGGTAAATGGCCAAATCAAGTTTTAACAATGCAAGAAAATTGGATAGGAAAAAGCGAAGGGCTTAGCTTTGATTTTGCTTTGCAAGATGAGAGAATAAGCGTAACAAAAGTCAATGTATTTACCACAAGAGCAGAAACTATATATGGAGTTTCTTATATTGCTTTAGCGCCTGATCATGAAATTGTTAATGAATTAATTACAAAAAATCTTTTAGAAAAAGATGTTGTAGAAAAAATTCAAAATATACAAAATCAAACTCCTCGCCAAAGACAAGCTTCAAAAAAAGAAGGGTATTTTTTAAATCTTTATGCAACTCATCCTTTAAGTGGAGAAAAAATTTCATTATGGGTTGCTAATTTTGTTTTAAGTGATTATGGTAGTGGGGCTGTTATGAGTGTGCCAGCTCATGATGAAAGAGATTATGAATTTGCACAAGAATATAAGCTTAATATAAAAAAAGTAATCTTTAAAGATGACAATGACAAAGAATGTCACACTATTAAAGAAGGAAGATTAATCAATAGTGCTGAATTTGATAATTTAGAATGCAATGAAGCTAGAGAAAAGATTATTGCTAAAATGCAAGAATTAGGAATTGGTAAAAAGGTTACTAATTTTAAAATTCGCGATTGGGGAGTTTCAAGGCAAAGATATTGGGGTGCTCCTATACCGATGATTAAATGTCAAGATTGTGGTATAGTAGCTCAAGAAATAAAAAATTTGCCTATTACTTTACCAGAAGATGTGGTGATCAATGGTGAGGGCAATCCACTTGATAAGCATGAGGATTGGAAAAAATGCACTTGTCCAAAATGTGGTAAAAAAGCCCAAAAAGAAAGCGATACTTTAGATACTTTTTTTGAAAGTTCTTGGTATTTTGCGCGTTTTGCAAGTGATAGTGCTACTTGGCAAGAAAAAGCTGTAGATGAAAAAAGTGTTGATTATTGGATGAGTGTTGATGAATATATTGGTGGTATAGAACATGCGATACTTCATTTGCTTTATGCTAGATTTTTCCAAAAAGCTTTAAGGGATTTAGGATATTTAAAGGATGATGAGCCATTTAGTAGGCTTTTAACTCAAGGTATGGTTACTAAAGATGGTTTTAAAATGAGCAAATCAAAAGGAAATGTTGTAGATCCTGATTATATCATCCAAAAATATGGAGCAGATAGCGCAAGGTTATTTATACTTTTTGCAGCCCCGCCTGCTAAAGAATTAGAATGGAATGATAGTGCTTTAGAAGGAGCATTTAAATTTATCAATAGACTTTATGAAAGAGCTATAAATTTAACCCCTGGAAATTTAGAAGATATAGTTCATAGTGATTTAAATAAAGACGAAAAATACGCAAGAATGAAAGTTTATGAAGCTTTGAAAAAGTCCTTTGAAGTTTATGAGGAAAATTTTGCTTTCAATACTTTAATTGCTTCTTGTATGGAAGCATTAAATGCTTTAAGTCAAATACAAAATGAGAAATTATTAAAAGAAGCTTTTTATATTATTTTAAATATTTTAGAGCCTATTATCCCTCATGTTTGCTTTGAACTTAGTGAGCATTTGTTTAAATGTGAAAATTTTAAAATTTTAGATATTAAAGAAGAAGTTTTTATCAAAGATAGTTTTACCATAGCAATTAGTGTAAATGGTAAAAAAAGAGGGGAAATTGAAATTTCTTCACAAACAAATAAAGACGAAATTTTAACCTTAGCTAAGCAAAATGTTTCAAAATGGATTGTTAATAAAGAGTTGCTTAAAGAAATTTATATTGATAAAAAACTTGTAAATTTGGTTGTTAAATGA
- a CDS encoding apolipoprotein N-acyltransferase: MKSKYFRFLPFLPLFLKFINSNSTIFKIIKAFFSALLISNCIYFSFFENLFLEFISPFLSIYGLVLLLRSKNKMSYFFTGFFIGILWFWWIGLSSIYFNLSYLIPIEILIIGIVYGFLFFICYFLKFDFLRLCGIFLLSFIHPLGFDWLNWGILSVYGIFEASYKGVIVIFLIAYFYYEGYISRYYKMAIILILILIGAQYEQKYAQDLNLNYKLVQTNISQDQKFIQENLQAHSNMIIDEILEAIKEKKELIIFPETAFAFALNKSPYYIQALKELSHKIIIIVGAISTTATNTYNSTYVFNNGDIEIFNKYYLVPFGEEIPIFKNFFKKYFYNLDEFSKGEKLNQYTLNNQIITNAICYEATKEKLYQNSNIVIAISNNAWFNHSSQYKLQNLLLKFYANNYNVNIYHATNGKESMVVKPKEILLLKIKEKFLNK, encoded by the coding sequence ATGAAGTCCAAATATTTCCGTTTTCTGCCATTTCTTCCCCTTTTTTTAAAATTCATAAACTCTAATTCTACCATTTTTAAAATAATAAAAGCCTTTTTTTCTGCGCTTTTAATTTCAAATTGTATTTATTTTTCTTTTTTTGAAAATTTATTTTTAGAATTTATTAGTCCTTTTTTGAGTATTTATGGATTAGTGTTACTACTAAGAAGTAAAAATAAAATGTCTTACTTTTTCACCGGATTTTTCATAGGAATTTTGTGGTTTTGGTGGATTGGCTTATCTTCAATTTATTTTAATCTTTCATATTTAATTCCAATTGAGATTTTAATTATTGGAATTGTCTATGGTTTTTTATTTTTCATATGTTATTTTTTAAAATTTGATTTTTTAAGACTTTGTGGAATATTTTTATTAAGTTTTATACACCCACTTGGTTTTGATTGGTTAAATTGGGGAATTTTGAGCGTTTATGGTATTTTCGAAGCAAGCTACAAAGGGGTGATTGTCATATTTTTAATAGCTTATTTTTACTATGAAGGATATATTTCAAGATATTATAAAATGGCTATTATTTTAATACTTATTTTAATAGGTGCTCAATATGAACAAAAATATGCTCAAGATTTAAATTTAAATTATAAATTAGTGCAAACTAATATTTCTCAAGATCAAAAATTTATTCAAGAAAATTTACAAGCACATTCTAATATGATTATCGATGAAATTTTAGAAGCTATAAAAGAAAAAAAAGAACTAATTATTTTTCCAGAAACAGCATTTGCATTTGCGCTAAATAAAAGTCCATATTACATACAAGCATTAAAAGAATTATCACATAAAATCATCATTATAGTAGGAGCAATTAGCACAACTGCTACTAATACCTACAACAGTACTTATGTTTTTAACAATGGTGATATAGAAATTTTTAACAAATACTATCTAGTTCCTTTTGGTGAAGAAATTCCTATTTTTAAAAATTTCTTTAAGAAATATTTTTACAATTTGGATGAATTTTCAAAAGGTGAAAAACTAAATCAATACACTCTAAATAATCAAATCATAACTAATGCAATATGCTATGAAGCAACAAAAGAAAAACTATATCAAAATTCTAATATCGTTATAGCCATATCAAATAATGCTTGGTTTAATCACTCAAGTCAATATAAACTTCAAAATCTTTTATTAAAATTTTATGCAAATAATTATAATGTAAATATTTACCATGCAACAAATGGAAAAGAAAGTATGGTGGTTAAACCTAAAGAAATATTACTATTAAAAATAAAAGAAAAATTTTTAAACAAATGA
- the yajC gene encoding preprotein translocase subunit YajC, whose product MAENGNIWTSLLPLVVLFAIFYFLVIRPQQKQAKDHKLMVSSLEKGDKIITSGGIICEVVKPEEDFIKVKLNDENVIVKISRDFIAKKIDA is encoded by the coding sequence ATGGCAGAAAACGGAAATATTTGGACTTCATTGTTGCCTCTCGTTGTACTTTTTGCAATTTTTTATTTTTTGGTTATTAGACCACAACAAAAACAAGCAAAAGATCACAAGCTAATGGTTTCATCTTTAGAAAAAGGTGATAAAATCATCACTAGCGGTGGGATAATCTGTGAAGTGGTAAAACCAGAAGAGGATTTTATCAAAGTTAAGCTTAATGATGAAAATGTAATTGTTAAAATTTCTAGAGATTTTATAGCAAAGAAAATTGATGCGTAG
- the secF gene encoding protein translocase subunit SecF produces MQFFSQKHVYDFMKMRFGAISISFILFFGSIFILFTKGLNFGIDFTGGTLVQLQYEQKAPIADIRQALSNNEALKGASVTEFGSENEIIIRFSGSSDSLGSDIGLSIANLLQDTGKFEVRRVDVVGPKVGDELRNKGLMAVGISLIAILIYLAIRFEWRFAMASIVCEIHDIVITLGAIALFEIDVNLDILAAVLTVLGYSLNDTIIIFDRIREGIKTSKNSKLDLIINESVSATLSRTTLTTGLTLITVVVLYFFGGSMIEGFALTMIVGIVAGTASSIFVASPALLWFKFSVAQYRQKELEKIKKKQEKEKLRSMYEKGTV; encoded by the coding sequence ATGCAATTTTTTAGTCAAAAGCATGTTTATGATTTTATGAAAATGAGATTTGGGGCAATCTCTATATCTTTTATTTTATTTTTTGGTTCAATTTTTATTTTATTTACCAAAGGATTAAATTTTGGTATAGATTTTACCGGTGGAACATTAGTCCAATTACAATATGAACAAAAAGCTCCTATTGCAGATATTAGACAAGCATTATCTAACAATGAAGCGTTAAAAGGTGCAAGCGTCACTGAATTTGGCAGCGAAAATGAAATAATCATTCGTTTTTCTGGAAGCAGCGATAGTTTGGGTTCTGATATTGGGCTTAGCATAGCGAATTTATTGCAAGATACGGGTAAATTTGAAGTGCGTCGTGTGGATGTAGTGGGACCAAAAGTTGGAGATGAATTAAGAAACAAAGGTTTAATGGCAGTAGGTATTTCTTTAATTGCTATATTAATTTATCTTGCCATTCGGTTTGAATGGCGTTTTGCAATGGCTTCAATAGTTTGTGAAATTCATGATATTGTGATTACTTTGGGTGCTATAGCATTATTTGAAATAGATGTAAATTTAGATATTTTAGCAGCAGTCTTAACAGTGCTTGGATATTCTTTAAATGATACTATTATTATTTTTGATAGAATTAGAGAAGGTATTAAGACAAGTAAAAATTCAAAACTTGATTTGATTATAAATGAATCAGTATCTGCAACTTTATCAAGAACAACACTTACTACAGGTTTGACTTTGATCACGGTTGTAGTTTTGTATTTTTTTGGTGGAAGTATGATAGAAGGTTTTGCATTAACTATGATAGTAGGTATTGTAGCAGGAACTGCTAGCTCTATATTTGTAGCAAGTCCAGCACTTTTATGGTTTAAATTTAGTGTTGCGCAGTACCGTCAAAAAGAATTAGAGAAAATCAAAAAAAAACAAGAGAAGGAAAAACTAAGATCTATGTATGAAAAAGGAACGGTTTAA
- the secD gene encoding protein translocase subunit SecD — protein sequence MRSGKITYRSIIFLIVFLVGLIFSIPSFMQTQNGAKINLGLDLQGGLYMLLGVEVDEAVKSKIKSIASSLSYSINKEDIIVDKIKINDDSIEFSLLDENDVPKIDLLLKDIKGLAINHQNFHYKISLTQEEIKLTHEQAILQAVETIRNRLDQFGLAEPNVARSGEDKILVELPGIKTAADEARARELIAKAAHLQLMEVDDVRMDQVNNLTPAQAAEYGDLIIEDAKNPQIKYLVKSIPILDGSMLTDAKVGFGQSNNLPVINFTLNSEGAKKFGDYTGNNVGKRLAIVLDNKVYSAPRINERIGGGSGQISGSFTVEEAHDVAIALRSGALLAPVKMLEKRSVGPSLGADSIKMSMIALTGASILVIAFMVMYYGIAGIFANIALVANILMIIAVMAMFGATLTLPGMAGLVLTVGMAVDSNVIINERIRELLREGLSIRQSVEGGYKHAISAILDANITSLITSIVLYAYGTGAVKGFAVTLSIGILVSMITSIVGTHGMFEMFMNRMEKSNNTRLWFGYRRP from the coding sequence ATGCGTAGTGGAAAAATTACTTATAGAAGTATTATTTTTCTTATAGTTTTTCTTGTAGGATTAATTTTTTCTATACCTTCTTTTATGCAAACCCAAAATGGAGCTAAGATAAATTTAGGCCTTGATTTGCAAGGTGGTTTGTATATGTTATTAGGCGTTGAAGTCGATGAAGCAGTTAAATCTAAAATTAAATCAATTGCTTCTTCGCTTAGTTATTCTATCAATAAAGAAGATATTATTGTTGATAAAATTAAGATTAATGATGATAGTATAGAATTTTCTCTTTTAGATGAAAATGATGTCCCTAAAATTGACTTATTATTAAAAGATATTAAGGGTTTGGCAATCAATCATCAAAATTTTCATTATAAAATATCTTTAACCCAAGAAGAAATTAAGCTTACTCATGAACAAGCTATATTGCAAGCTGTTGAGACTATTAGAAATAGACTTGATCAGTTTGGCCTTGCAGAGCCAAATGTTGCAAGATCAGGAGAAGATAAAATTTTAGTCGAACTTCCAGGTATCAAAACAGCTGCAGATGAAGCAAGAGCTAGAGAGCTTATTGCAAAAGCTGCGCATTTGCAATTAATGGAAGTAGATGATGTAAGAATGGATCAAGTAAATAATCTTACTCCAGCACAAGCAGCTGAATATGGAGATTTGATTATAGAAGATGCTAAAAATCCACAAATAAAATATCTTGTTAAATCCATCCCAATTCTTGATGGTTCTATGTTAACGGATGCAAAAGTAGGTTTTGGACAAAGCAATAATTTGCCTGTTATTAATTTTACTTTAAATTCAGAAGGTGCTAAAAAATTTGGAGATTATACGGGAAATAATGTAGGAAAACGCTTAGCTATAGTTTTGGATAATAAGGTATATTCAGCTCCAAGAATCAATGAAAGAATAGGCGGTGGTAGCGGCCAAATTAGTGGTAGTTTTACTGTAGAAGAAGCACATGATGTGGCTATTGCTTTAAGAAGTGGTGCGCTTTTGGCTCCTGTGAAAATGCTTGAAAAAAGAAGTGTTGGGCCATCTTTAGGAGCTGATAGTATAAAAATGAGCATGATCGCTTTAACTGGAGCTTCTATTTTAGTGATAGCTTTTATGGTTATGTATTATGGTATAGCAGGAATTTTTGCCAATATTGCTTTGGTTGCAAATATTTTGATGATTATTGCAGTGATGGCAATGTTTGGAGCTACGCTTACTTTACCTGGCATGGCTGGACTTGTTTTAACAGTAGGAATGGCAGTAGATTCTAATGTTATCATCAATGAAAGAATAAGAGAATTGTTAAGAGAAGGTTTAAGTATAAGGCAAAGCGTAGAAGGTGGATACAAACATGCAATAAGTGCTATTTTGGATGCAAATATTACCTCGCTTATTACTTCTATAGTTTTATATGCATATGGAACTGGTGCTGTAAAAGGTTTTGCGGTAACTTTAAGCATAGGAATTTTGGTTTCAATGATTACTTCTATCGTAGGAACTCATGGAATGTTTGAAATGTTTATGAACCGAATGGAAAAAAGTAATAATACAAGATTGTGGTTTGGATATAGGAGACCTTGA
- the lptE gene encoding LPS assembly lipoprotein LptE yields the protein MKQIIFTFLVVFLTACGYIPSSHMAGKTLGENVFLQINISKQDPQNSVYISDVLRESMLNKLGRSITSENEADSVIIVTMKDLKFTPMIYDKNGYVINYKAELYLEFKLRYKDGKEELVNTKGSYYFDINPNSVISDQARFEAIKNASRQAFDEFVSIVAIRGYR from the coding sequence ATGAAACAAATAATTTTTACATTTTTAGTTGTGTTTTTAACAGCTTGTGGATATATTCCATCTTCTCATATGGCTGGAAAAACATTAGGAGAAAATGTATTTTTACAAATTAATATCAGCAAGCAAGATCCACAAAATAGTGTTTATATTAGTGATGTTTTAAGAGAATCAATGCTTAATAAACTTGGGCGAAGCATTACAAGTGAAAATGAAGCTGATAGTGTAATTATTGTTACCATGAAAGATTTAAAATTTACTCCTATGATTTATGACAAAAATGGTTATGTTATTAATTATAAAGCAGAATTGTATTTGGAGTTTAAATTGCGTTATAAAGATGGCAAGGAAGAGCTTGTAAATACTAAAGGTAGTTATTATTTTGATATAAATCCAAATTCGGTTATTAGCGATCAAGCTAGATTTGAAGCGATTAAAAATGCATCAAGGCAAGCTTTTGATGAATTTGTTTCTATTGTAGCAATTAGAGGTTATAGATAA
- the sstT gene encoding serine/threonine transporter SstT, whose translation MNLFSCIIKRYKDGNLILQICIGIILGIIIGLISKDLAVFASIFGNLFTGALKAIAPILVFILILTTICTKEFNHGSSKIKHIILLYIFGTFLASLSAVSISFIFPVELVLTDIQKASSSTPANINEVFKTLLFQMVDNPIHALSSGNYLSILVWAIGGGFALRHCSNQAKQIFTDINEGVLKIVKFIVKLAPFGIFGLVANSVAQTGADGLLSYVKLLIVLVATMFFVAFVINALIVFLYTKKNPYPLIFICLKHSAVFAFFTRSSAANIPVNMALCSKLNINNSLYSISIPLGATINMAGAAVTIAILSLAAAHTVGIEINFLQAILLSILATFAACGASGVAGGSLLLIPLACSLFNIDYNIAMQVVAVGFIIGVIQDSVETALNSSTDVLFSAICSDNELNLKI comes from the coding sequence ATGAATTTATTCTCTTGTATAATCAAGCGCTATAAAGATGGAAATTTAATTTTACAAATTTGTATAGGTATAATTTTAGGAATAATAATTGGTTTAATATCAAAAGATTTAGCTGTTTTTGCAAGTATATTTGGAAATTTATTCACAGGAGCTTTAAAAGCTATTGCTCCAATTTTAGTATTTATTTTAATCTTAACCACAATTTGCACCAAAGAATTCAATCATGGAAGTTCTAAAATCAAACATATTATTTTATTGTATATTTTTGGTACTTTTTTAGCTTCATTAAGTGCTGTTAGTATTAGTTTTATTTTTCCTGTTGAACTTGTATTAACTGATATTCAAAAAGCTTCTAGCTCTACTCCAGCTAATATCAATGAAGTTTTTAAAACTTTGTTATTTCAAATGGTGGATAATCCTATACATGCTTTATCTTCTGGAAATTATTTAAGTATTTTAGTTTGGGCTATAGGTGGAGGTTTTGCTCTAAGACATTGTTCTAATCAAGCCAAACAAATTTTTACAGACATAAACGAAGGAGTTTTAAAAATAGTTAAATTTATAGTCAAACTTGCTCCTTTTGGGATATTTGGACTTGTTGCTAATTCTGTAGCTCAAACTGGAGCAGATGGTTTGTTAAGTTATGTAAAATTACTTATTGTTTTAGTAGCAACTATGTTTTTTGTTGCTTTTGTGATTAATGCTTTAATTGTATTTTTATATACTAAAAAAAATCCTTATCCTTTAATTTTTATTTGTCTAAAACATAGCGCTGTATTTGCATTTTTTACTAGGAGTTCTGCTGCAAATATACCTGTAAATATGGCACTTTGCTCTAAATTAAATATCAACAATAGTCTTTATAGTATCTCCATTCCTTTAGGAGCTACTATTAATATGGCTGGAGCAGCTGTTACTATAGCCATATTAAGCTTAGCTGCAGCTCATACTGTGGGTATTGAAATAAATTTTTTACAGGCTATTTTATTAAGTATTTTAGCAACTTTTGCAGCATGTGGTGCTAGTGGAGTAGCTGGAGGATCACTTCTTTTGATACCTCTTGCTTGTTCATTATTTAATATTGATTATAATATTGCCATGCAAGTAGTTGCTGTTGGATTTATCATAGGAGTCATTCAAGATAGCGTAGAAACTGCTCTTAATAGCTCTACAGATGTTTTATTTAGCGCTATTTGTTCTGATAATGAGCTTAATTTAAAAATTTAA
- a CDS encoding DUF6394 family protein — protein MNWGKVIYIFFALMSLTTIAGFLYDQNDVALFVAACVNLISTLLKIGVRNFLAAELFASSLVADLHLIPAFALTQINPEASVMVYTLAIGALLANIFSMILVIVDSVKNIEDDN, from the coding sequence ATGAATTGGGGTAAGGTTATTTATATATTTTTTGCTCTAATGAGCCTAACAACAATAGCAGGTTTTTTATATGATCAAAATGATGTTGCATTGTTTGTTGCAGCTTGTGTGAATTTGATTTCTACTTTATTAAAAATTGGAGTTAGGAATTTTTTAGCAGCAGAATTATTTGCTAGTTCTTTGGTTGCAGATTTGCATCTAATCCCAGCTTTTGCATTAACTCAAATCAATCCAGAAGCAAGTGTTATGGTTTATACTTTGGCAATAGGCGCATTATTGGCTAATATATTTTCTATGATTTTAGTTATAGTAGATTCTGTTAAAAATATAGAGGATGATAATTAG
- a CDS encoding aspartate carbamoyltransferase catalytic subunit — MRHLITTKDFSNDEILELFKYTKEYLDEKERNDLKGKSVTTIFFENSTRTQSSFETAARRLGAKVLKLDVSRSSSSKGETLFDTAANLDAMAPSAIIIRHKNSGVPHTLANYTHCPIINGGDGKHAHPTQALLDLFTIMEHFNYDVIGKKIAIIGDIKNSRVAASNLELLPRFGIDISLVAPPHFMPNYPIKKFYKLKDVIDDVDIIMSLRTQTERHNVPTYASLQDYANDFCITKELIKDKNIIILHPGPVHRNIDISDEVMVDKRSKVLAQVKNGVAIRMAVLKKLILER, encoded by the coding sequence ATGAGGCATTTAATCACCACAAAAGATTTCAGCAATGATGAAATTTTAGAACTTTTTAAATATACTAAAGAATATTTAGACGAAAAAGAACGCAATGATTTAAAAGGCAAAAGCGTTACAACTATATTTTTTGAAAATTCTACACGAACCCAATCAAGCTTTGAAACAGCTGCAAGAAGATTAGGAGCAAAGGTATTAAAACTAGATGTTTCAAGAAGTAGTTCTAGCAAAGGTGAAACTCTTTTTGATACAGCAGCAAATCTTGATGCCATGGCTCCTAGTGCAATAATAATAAGACATAAAAATTCAGGAGTACCCCATACTCTTGCAAACTATACTCATTGTCCTATTATAAATGGAGGAGATGGAAAACACGCTCATCCAACCCAAGCTTTGCTTGATCTTTTTACCATAATGGAACATTTTAATTATGATGTTATTGGAAAAAAAATTGCCATAATTGGAGATATTAAAAATTCCAGAGTTGCAGCTTCAAATTTAGAATTACTTCCTAGATTTGGTATAGATATTTCTTTGGTCGCTCCACCTCATTTTATGCCAAATTATCCTATAAAAAAATTTTATAAATTAAAAGATGTAATTGATGATGTTGATATTATTATGAGTCTTAGAACTCAAACTGAAAGACACAATGTCCCAACTTATGCTTCATTGCAAGATTATGCTAATGATTTTTGTATTACCAAAGAGCTTATAAAAGATAAAAATATTATCATTTTACACCCTGGACCTGTGCATCGTAATATTGACATTAGCGATGAAGTCATGGTCGATAAACGCTCAAAAGTTCTTGCGCAAGTAAAAAATGGAGTTGCTATAAGAATGGCTGTATTAAAAAAATTAATTTTAGAAAGATAA
- the metK gene encoding methionine adenosyltransferase, with amino-acid sequence MYLFTSEVVSAGHPDKCADIIADSIVDAFLENDKDSRVASEVFVAGNKVVIGGEIKSKHKLEKKDYENIVKKALAEIGYDGHPHFSKKQCLHPDDLDVMVFLNEQSPDINQGVDQEDGEIGAGDQGIMFGFASNEANEYMPAAISYARMLCDKVYAYAKKNPHELGVDIKTQVTIDYVTKENFENCKPQSIHTIVVSAPCVESMKIEDLRALVMKLILDTNLPKELFCPEKTRILINPTGKYVNHSSLHDSGLTGRKLIVDSFGGYAPIGGGAQSSKDYTKVDRSGLYAARWLAKNIVAAGLAKKCIVQLSYAIGVAKPTSVSVDCMGTNTRLNDDILSDFVMKTFPLTPNWIKNKFNLDKPSKDTFLYANVAARGQVGQADYPWEKLDAVDEFKSL; translated from the coding sequence ATGTATTTATTTACTTCAGAGGTTGTTAGTGCTGGTCATCCTGATAAATGCGCTGATATTATAGCTGATTCTATAGTTGATGCTTTTTTAGAAAATGACAAAGATTCTAGGGTTGCAAGTGAGGTTTTTGTTGCGGGTAATAAGGTTGTAATTGGTGGAGAAATTAAATCTAAACACAAATTAGAAAAAAAAGATTATGAAAATATAGTTAAAAAAGCTTTAGCAGAAATTGGATATGATGGTCATCCACATTTTAGTAAAAAACAATGCTTACATCCTGATGATTTAGATGTGATGGTTTTTTTAAATGAACAAAGTCCTGATATAAATCAAGGTGTTGATCAAGAAGATGGAGAAATAGGAGCAGGAGATCAAGGTATAATGTTTGGTTTTGCAAGCAATGAAGCAAATGAATATATGCCAGCTGCAATATCTTATGCAAGAATGCTTTGTGATAAAGTTTATGCATATGCTAAAAAAAATCCTCACGAGCTTGGGGTAGATATTAAAACTCAAGTTACTATTGATTATGTAACTAAAGAAAATTTTGAAAACTGCAAACCTCAAAGTATTCATACTATAGTAGTTTCAGCTCCTTGCGTAGAAAGCATGAAAATAGAAGATTTAAGAGCTTTGGTGATGAAGTTAATTTTAGATACAAATTTACCAAAAGAGCTTTTTTGTCCAGAAAAAACAAGAATTTTGATAAATCCAACTGGAAAATATGTAAATCACAGCTCTTTACACGATAGTGGTTTAACAGGAAGAAAGCTTATAGTAGATAGTTTTGGTGGATATGCTCCAATAGGCGGTGGAGCACAATCTAGCAAAGATTATACAAAGGTTGATAGAAGTGGATTGTATGCTGCAAGATGGCTTGCTAAAAATATAGTAGCAGCAGGGCTTGCTAAAAAATGTATAGTTCAACTTTCATATGCTATAGGTGTTGCAAAACCAACTTCAGTGAGTGTTGATTGTATGGGTACAAATACCAGATTAAATGATGATATTTTAAGTGATTTTGTAATGAAAACTTTCCCACTAACTCCAAATTGGATTAAAAATAAATTTAATCTTGATAAACCAAGTAAAGATACATTTTTATATGCAAATGTTGCTGCTCGTGGTCAAGTAGGACAAGCTGATTATCCTTGGGAAAAACTTGATGCAGTGGATGAATTTAAATCTTTATAA